The following are encoded in a window of Gossypium raimondii isolate GPD5lz chromosome 13, ASM2569854v1, whole genome shotgun sequence genomic DNA:
- the LOC105782268 gene encoding protein DEHYDRATION-INDUCED 19 homolog 3 isoform X2: MDADSWSARLSSASKRYQSALQLRSDMLMGFEEIDGEDEIREEFRCPFCSEYFDIVGLCCHIDDEHPVEAKNGVCPVCAMRVGVDMVAHITLQHGNIFKMQRKRKSRKGGSHSTLSLLRKELREGNLQSFFGGSSCTVSSNSAPDPLLSSFILPMVDDFVSVQPNFSRETRTTKKSSDVNKSERNVKSSPLSVKDQEEKAKRCEFVQGLLLSTMPDEIL, from the exons ATGGATGCTGATTCATGGAGTGCTCGTCTTTCTTCAGCTTCTAAGAGATATCAATCGGCTCTTCAATTACGATCTG ATATGCTTATGGGGTTTGAAGAAATTGATGGAGAAGATGAAATAAGAGAGGAGTTTCGATGCCCTTTTTGTTCAGAGTATTTCGACATCGTTGGCTTGTGTTGTCACATTGATGATGAGCATCCAGTGGAGGCTAAAAATGGG GTTTGTCCAGTCTGTGCAATGAGGGTGGGCGTTGATATGGTTGCGCATATAACCCTACAACATGGAAATATATTTAAGAT GCAGCGCAAGAGGAAATCACGTAAAGGTGGATCTCATTCCACGCTTTCTCTTCTGAGGAAAGAGCTGCGAGAAGGAAATCTACAGTCCTTCTTCGGGGGTTCTTCTTGTACAGTGTCTTCCAATTCAGCACCTGATCCGTTGTTGTCTTCATTTATTTTACCCATGGTTGATGACTTTGTTAGTGTCCAGCCTAACTTTTCTCGTGAAACAAGAACAACTAAGAAAAGTTCGGACGTGAATAAGTCGGAAAG AAATGTGAAGTCGTCTCCCCTTTCGGTAAAGGATCAGGAAGAGAAGGCAAAAAGATGCGAGTTTGTTCAAGGGCTGCTGTTGTCCACAATGcctgatgaaattttataa
- the LOC105782975 gene encoding GATA transcription factor 15 has translation MGVMDLREQESLNEDTMSETMKKFCTDCKTTKTPLWRGGPSGPKSLCNACGIKYRKRRRAMLGLNEVSEKKKVKWHLSSSSSSSSSSTVTTSSASIATTNDESVDDTKPSGRFSGLGEAVKIRLLALSSEVLLQRSSSLTWVVKKQRCQRRRKVGEDEELAAFSLMAMSYGLVFA, from the exons ATGGGTGTTATGGATCTTAGAGAACAG GAATCATTGAATGAAGATACAATGAGTGAGACCATGAAGAAGTTTTGTACTGACTGCAAGACCACAAAGACCCCTCTTTGGAGAGGTGGCCCTTCTGGCCCCAAG TCATTGTGCAATGCATGTGGGATAAAATATAGGAAGAGAAGAAGAGCAATGTTGGGTTTAAACGAAGTATCAGAAAAGAAGAAAGTGAAATGGCatttatcatcatcatcgtcatcatcatcatccagCACCGTCACAACAAGCTCTGCTTCTATTGCTACAACAAATGATGAGTCTGTTGATGACACGAAACCTAGTGGTAGATTTAGTGGGTTAGGTGAGGCTGTTAAGATCAGATTACTTGCTTTGAGTAGTGAAGTTTTGTTGCAAAGATCATCATCATTAACATGGGTAGTGAAGAAGCAAAGGTGTCAAAGGAGAAGGAAGGTAGGAGAGGATGAAGAACTTGCTGCTTTTTCTTTGATGGCCATGTCCTATGGCTTAGTTTTTGCTTGA